tcgaagacggggaaaggtgaccgggtccggaggtcggaggatcttaaGTTacagctcggaactgaggagtcggaatggtcttcgaccgagtctgaacacccacggtagtcttctgcggagaagatcgggcagaagcctcagcctcgatattccgagcagccgcagacttcttcgaccgacgaaggaacttcatggaatcagcctgagaagacatctccagaaacaaaagaaagggattatcacaacagAAAAACCTCCAAAACGAAGCCGAAATACCAAGatctcaaagaggtcgggaactacctaactcggaacggagaaggcttggatctcccaacattttcttcgtatccaagtgaggtgcccgaccccacaaactgctcaacacacccacaaaagcctgctccacctcatctagactctcaaaagtatacttaaccgacactacattctcctgccaacaaagaggaaaagatggctccccactctcatctagaaagaaaggtcggacatctccagcagcccggaccttgaaatagtagttcttgaaatcatgaaacgactcatcatacaaggtacaaaacttctttcccaggttagccctaaaagagacccaggacaccttcccagcacccgaccccggcttcgtcaacacgaacagataggaaaaaagagaaacagaaggggagacgcccaaaaactgacacaaaagttgaaacaactttaaaaacgcccaagaatttggatggagttgcgtaggggcaaggttacaagaccaaaggacctcggactccaagtcggtaaaaggaagtcgtacacccagcttagagaaaaaacaatcgtaagcataaaagaatagcttgtcggaactttctaaaggcgggaagcacactctctcctcggactccggggctactagctcataatcccgctcacactccctgttctcacaaatactacactccctacggaacctaactagatactcagaatctacaacagaagggacccttagaggaacaggatctacccaaccaagaccactcggaatcttggtcgacattgcttgaaacacctttcgagacataaaaatcttgcctacaaagaagaatacaacagcaagccaaaaatcacataataggcagacagcaaaaaacccattcagcagaagcaagaaaacaaaagttcttttagaagaaaaatgcagtaacccgaaaacaaagtaccaagagaaaagagccccccccacatacaaacaaccaaagcaatggcggcgcctctcttcggggcaaccccagcatagaagaaaaagaaacaaaagcatatgtgcacagcgaaagtaaaagacgagaaacaaacctggaagaaaggaagaagacgacgagctccgatgcaagaagaacgaaaacagcggcgcagaggaaaccccgaaaaacaacgcacagaaagaatcggagaagaagaacagagagaaagaaggaagatgctcgaaagagaggtggcgaaaaacccagaaaaagggaaagggaacagaataaacaaagaaaatgaggaaaggggcaaataaataatgccttcacagagcccgaacggaaatcgagagagaacggtaaaaagcaataaatgttgaaacggccattttcaaaattttgaaaatacgACTAtgccgagctcgacctctcaaaaggacgaactcggacaggggcactgttcataccctgaccgagctctccaaactcgggaagttcgcagaaggtccgacctcatccaaaggcccacgcctaaaggtcggacctcggacatcatagcaaggaaggcccatcaaaaggaacgcagcccaaaacctaaaggccgaaataggcctagaagaggcggttccgcaaagatagagataaaactcccaaaagataagataagataagaatatcttatccagggaagatcacggccatccactataaatacactggagcacccaggtataactcatactctaattctactcaatatctgcttggacccatgctaacttaagcatcggagtgtcattgcaggtaccacccccagccgctcagcacaccaagctcgggtcacggaacccctacctcgggtcttgccagacgaccgagctacacgtttcaggtaaccctcggaacaggaaGCAACCCATGTTTTATATGCTTTTAGAAGATAGTGAATAAGTCAACATTTATGAATTCTAACCCAAACTTGACAAAAACTTGGTGAAAACCTTATTGTGCAGTATATAGTGAggaacaagtttggtgttcaaagcaaACCAAGACGCATGCTAGTCTTGGGAGCTTTGAACAAAAATTTTTCATCACAATGCTctaaactaagtttggtgtcaccccAAGGTGCCACCAATGTGCATATAAGGACACacagttagttagttagttggagTTCATAAATGAACAatctaaacttttttttttctttgccgAAAAGTTTCAATTATCTTTGGTTTTATATTATTCTCACCTTTCTTATTTTGTCTTTATAGGGAAAAGAAAAGGAGCATTGATGGGGATTGATTGGACAATTAAATGGGGGAGGTTCGGCCACTTCATGAAGAGAACTACACACTTGTCTCAAGAAGGAACGCATGGGAAAAcattgccatgcaacattgaaAAAAGGAGACCCTTGAAGACCGAACCATTCACTCTCATTAAGTGATGATCCTTGTCCTTCTTTCATGCACAACCCCAACTGTCCATCAAGCAACCATTCTTGCAATCCACACCTTCCGTTCTTTCATGATCTCCTAATATAAGGGAACCTTAATGCAGCCTCACTCCTCACATTCAAATCCCCACTCTCCACACTTCATACTTTTGGCGTGCTAAACCCCTTCATCACAATTTGTCCTAGCCAaccctttcttcacctatccgTATCCTCAAATCACCTCAAAACAGCAACTCAAattcatggcatcatcaagctcAAAGAGGCAAAAGAGAAAGGAACCCATGGAGAGTGTTCCATTCGATGAGAAGAGATTCAAAACTGCCTTTCATGAACGTGAATTTGAGCGGATAAGGGTCAGAAAGATATTGCCAGAATTAATCTTCCAAATCAATGCAAATGAGTCACCACAGATTCGGGAGAAAATCGAAGAAAGAGGGTGGCAATTGCTCACAAGTCCAGAGGGGAAGATTAATGAAAACCTCATCAAATTATTCTATGCAAATGTAGTGAGATAAGATAAGACCAAGTCCCCAACCTTCAAAAGCTATGTGAGAGGAAAGGAGGTAGACTTCAGCCCAAATGCCATAACAAGAGCTCTTCACCTGAAATCACCTCATTTTGATGAGGCCAGCTATCAGGAAAGGATAAGTAAAAGCCCTGACAATGATGAGCTCACAGAGATAGTGACGGACATCTGTGTTATAGCAGCTGATTGGGAGAGGTACGCAGATGGGAGACCTAAGTTCATCAAGAAGGGAGACCTTAGCCCTGAAGCCAAGGGGTGGTTTGAACTCGTAAGGAGGTCCATTCTACCAGCTGCAAATAATTCAGAGGTAAACATCAATCGAGCTACTATGGTGCATTGCTTAGTACAGGGTGGGGAGATCAATGTGCATGAACTCATCGCTGAGAGGATTCAAGATTCAGCTGAGAAGGCTAATTCAGGTGCCAGGCTCTGGTACCCTAGCACCATTCTCAGGTTGTGCAACAAGGCCAAGGTAGTATTTGAGGACAGCAATCCAGACTGGGTGAACCCAGGGAGGCCAGTTACACTTGAGCGATTGGTCTATACCACACCTGCTTAGCAACAAAGAAGGCCACATATAGGAAAGCAAAAAGCCAAGGAAGGAACTCATCAAGAGGAATATCATCAGGAAGAATATCAACAAGAAGAACATCATGACCCAGCCAACCTAAATATGACTCACCTTCTAAGAGCCATTGAAGATTTGGGAATGAGACATATGGAGGGACAAGAGCAAATACTTCACATTCAGTCCAACTGGATGAGACAACAAGAAGAGTGGCAGAAACAACACATGGAGCAGCAACAGGAGCAATATTCCCAACTCACTCAAGCCATCCACCAAGTTACTGAGAGGGAAGAGCGTAAAGATAAACGCCTTCAAGAACTCAACCAGTGGCAACTAGCTCAAATGAAATCATTCAATGAGTTCAATGTGCTGAATGAAGGAAGGCAGTTACATAGGGAGCAGTTCAACGTAAACACTCAGTCCAGGTTGAACTACATGTCCAGCAATATGCATCATCTACATTATGCCATTCCCATATATGATGAGGTCCAAAAAGGGTTTGTTGAACAAGAAGAAAGGAAGGTGAAACAGCAGAAGGACACactaaagaagaagatggaagatGCTGGCTTCTGGAAGAAACTGCTTGGGAAAGGCAAAGGAAGTGGGAGCACAAGCACTCAAGAAAAACACCAAGAGGACAAGCAAGAAGGAGAGCATGGGCAACCACATgagtaaaaggtggtggagcTCCTTCTTTGGTCTctcttttttcattttgaaataaggaagatcttgtatgaaatagaacatgcttccatacTAGTTGAACAACTTTCAATTATGCAATCTAAGTTTTCTGTTGAAAAAGTCTATGCTTGCTAGTCTTTATGCTACTGCATCATACCAGTACTTATTGTATGCTTGTCTTTTGAatcaaatgaaaaagagaatGTTTATGCTATAAAAGACCAGAGTGGAGTTCATAATATGGAAGTGCATTCAATAGTCTTTGGTGTgatcataagttagctaagttaGTTCAACCATAAGGTGGGGATGACAACTATCTGGCCTGAATACTATACTTTGAATATACCCATGAGACTAAGTAAATgacaagatcctaataagagaaagggaaagaacacttaaagtgaaaaacaaaagaaaaagagtaagcaataaggctaggcaccaatggttttaatcttgaggcatgtgtctgtggtgttcctgtgtgagggatttacttggatgaataagctcttaggggtgccttatcacttggtaacttgggttaactaactcgagattatcagctgaaagtccactatcaagagtaaccctcactacaaagcatttagtaacccaaagaggtgctggacaccaaggtctcaagaaggaaaataaatgaatcagatgcctgtggtgtgtatgtatgggggagagacttgagggagtaagtccttaggggtgtctcaacacctagctccttgaaccaactggttcgggagtgttggctgaaagcttatcttaaagagttgcccccttacagagcacttagcttgaagaacacaaataagccctggaatgacaataaaaggatcaataaaagtCTCATGGGATGTAAGCAAAGTCAGTGTTTTAGGacatgataaaggtctgaaagcTAGTAATAGAATGagcctaagttgctatgcatgaaaccaccataaaattagtgacatgacttccacaagaatgactcatttctcttggcactccattcatcattctcttgttccaatacttgcttagggacaagcaagctttaagtttggtgttgtgatgccagggcatcttggccagtttcactgaccttttctttactgtttttagggtagtttcatgcattttcttaggaaataagctagttttgggtagatattcacttataccttgattcaagcatacatgtgcttttacatgatttcataggattttgcatgagtttggtgacaaattgtatgttgcattacccatgacttggactagaacttgatgtactctattgcttgatttcaggaccaaaggaagcaaggaagaaccacttagcagtcacgttaatctaattaacgttaccactaacgtggaatgggaggtaacttgcaaagttaatgaaaaagtgattgccaataatgctctcgaagccatcattgcccacgttaagagtcatgttaactaagttaacgtgaactctaacgtgaagaaGGGAGTTGAGCCAACagcctaagttgctatgcatgaaaccaccataaaattagtgacatgacttccacaagaatgactcatttctcttggcactccattcatcattctcttgttccaatacttgcttagggacaagcaagctttaagtttggtgttgtgatgccagggcatcttggccagtttcactgaccttttctttactgtttttagggtagtttcatgcattttcttaggaaataagctagttttgggtagatattcacttataccttgattcaagcatacattgtgcattttacatgatttcatgaggattttgcatgagtttggtgacaaattgtatgttgcattacccatgacttggactagaactttgatgtactctattgcttgatttcaggaccaaaggaagcaaggaagaaccacttagcagtcacgttaatctaattaacgttaccactaacgtggaatgggaggtaacttgcaaagttaatgagaaaagtgattgccaataatgctctcgaagccatcattgcccacgttaagagtcatgttaactaagttaacgtgaactctaacgtgaagaagggagtttgagccaacgttagtgacacttaacattatcactaactttggccaatgatcataagtggccacgttagagtccacgttaacttagttaacgtggcctctaacgttaaaagggggaaggaagccaacgttagtgacactcaacattgtaactaacgttggcctaaggtgaaatataccacgttaactcccacgttaacttggttaacgtgggagctaacgtaagaggcAAAAGAGGttgacaacgttagtgacacccaacattgtcactaacgttggaagcaccCACAAAACCCCcaatgagccacgttaacttccacattaacttagttaacgtggaagctaacgttgatgagtgaaagatgagccaacgttagtgacactcaacattgtcactaacgttggagatggctaagaatggccacgttagaagccacgttaacctagttaacgttgactctaacgtgagacataggggcacattggaacgttagtgacaatgttgagtgtcactaacgttctcgaaagttggcaaggccacgttagaagccacgttaacctagttaacgtggactctaacgtgagacataggggcacattggaacgttagtgacaatgttgagtgtcactaaagttctcgaaggttggcaaggccacgttagaagccacgttaacctagttaacgtggactctaacgtgaagcaaaggggtacattggaacgttagtgacaatgttgagtgtcactaacgttctcgaactcatactttcactaaacgttaacacccctaacgtcctgagctaaagtctctgcccacttcatactttctctctgcaagtaaagccaagcccaaatgaagaagagaactgcttcaaactcaagatccaaaggcccaagacttgaagagccagctagaagctgagaagagtagtatatataggagtagctttgaattatttgGGAGTTCTGGAAGTTGGGAAAATAACACTACTCTTtgtattttactttctctgctcttctagttccatgatttattctccatctttgttttcattttctagagctatgaacaactaaacccctttcattgggttagggagctctattgtaaattgatggatcaatactagttttcattattcttcttctatcttttctcttgattttacttgaaagctttcgatcttcatccaattgggtagttatcttggaaaagaaactattcaaacttggatctgttttgaactttgaaagaggaatgaagagatcaagctagaaatgatttctcatgctggactaaattgggtttggatggatatgtgactataatcctctcaatacttgatttgggaaatgcatgtggtataatcagtgaccacacttcatctcttatcatgagcaattgaccaaggaattggctattgatcaagatttgagagattgaattgcaagaaattgtaattcaatcaattaagattgacaaggagatcaatgagtgcattgattgaggaagagatgaaaatgaacttgattcggagaattgcaacatctcctgcgcccaatgaactccccaattctgatctcacccattctctttaatttctgcgtttACTTCATGAGCAAACACCTTTCCCATTACAATGCAATTTGcaatttcagtcatttactttcagccctttaattctagcatttactttgTCTGTCATTACATTCCGCCATTTATTTATGCAAATCTCAACCCAATTTCTAaattcgctcaactagaacattcttctaattaaagttgcttgatcaatcaatccctgtgggattcgacctcactctattgtgagtttttacttgacgacaaattcggtacacttgccgaaggaaatttgttgagagacagtttTCACCTGCATCAAATATTATCCaaagtaaaaatattatataagcTACAATGTTATGATCTCTTTCAAATACAATTTTAAAAgtcaaattataaaaaaaaacaaccaTAAAATGCCATATGATAAACTATTCAAGAATATTCACAATCCAACACCACACAATAATGAAAAATCAGAGTTCGCAGTTGACTAACAACAAtgacaattaaaaaaaaattcctaGAAGTGAGCAGACTGAGCAGTGAGCACACAAGGGGGACAAGGAATGACTGGAGAGGCTAACGCAGTTGAAGGGAAGGAGTGTGGTGGAACAGAGCTGGCGCCGGTAGGACAGTGCTGCGTGAGGGAGGCAGGAGGCGAGACTAGTTGTAGCAGCGATGAAGGCAGCATCCAGAAGTTGTGATGGCGACCATAGCAGGACAGTGGCTGGACGAAAATAAGGGAGTGAGGGAGGAGATCGATgagaggaagtagaagaagaataagactGTGAGATAGACGAGGCACAAGGGTGCTGCTGAGCGTTTTAGACTTTGGTTGTTTGGTTTGGGTTCCTCTGCTCTAAACCAAACAACAGGATTTTGGACTTTTGGGGGGAAAATCAGTCAGATCTCAGTTCAGTTTGACCAACCGACTGTGGTTTCTGAATCTTCCAATTATAGTATTTAACTGATTCGTTGTTTCCACCTGTTTACGGTTCGATCGGTCAGTTTAAACTGGTTTTCAGTGCCTTGCATTGTagtaataactaaaaaaaaatatttgtatatttatGCAAACTTACCTCCTTATCttataattcatatatatatatatatatatatatatataatgtttaatattattgacaataataataataataataataattattattattattattatttattaattcaGCTATGAAGTATACTTGGAACTTAACATATGTTTAATTATTCACGTACTTAATTTAActacatttttttattgattttataagattttgtatataaatagtatttttaaatggatgaattttgtatataaatttttaattttcttctaATGAAATAAgtttgagaaaataaataaatttaacaaCATTTATAAATAAGTAATCTTTAAATGATATTAGTCAATTAATATTGATTTtgttcacaaaaaaaattatttttttaattttaattcaatttatttttttatattttaataaataatttaaaatattttattttttaaaatttatttttaaatattaatattattaattataataactaaaatataaaattaatattttaaactcAATAGAAAAGTGGTAGAATCTGTGAGTCGCTATTAAAAGATAAGCCAAATAAGTGttacatataattaattcatttaaaataaactaatacaaaaatagaagaattagTATTGATTTTCAGTGAATAAATGCAATGTTgcatatatatttcttttttataaaagaaagaagtactcttagttatatattaaagaaaaattttcaagTGTATCGGTATATCGGTATTTCAGTAATTTTTAACCGTTGatcttaattattaaaaatatatataatatatatgttgagttaagaaattaactaacaTGATTAACGATGCCAAACATTATTTTATTGGGCTAATTATCCAATTAGTTTTGATAATTTTGTTCAAGTGATGCAGGTCAAAACTTAATGTAGCAACAGCTCAATAAGGAACAAATTGAATAGGCTGATGGGATGTCCAAACAAGAAAGCCCAAGAAAAAACAAAGCTAAGAGATGATTTAGTAGGTCAAATAAATCAAAGCCAACCCAAGCCCGAATTGAATTCTCTCAAGCTAATATCTCTaagttgttgcctccaaagcaACGTTCACCTTTTCTCATTTTGGACAGAATTcagaaaagagagagagtgCTTCATTCTAAGTCTATcatcaaagaaaaaagaaaaagaatggtTAAGCAGAAAGATTGAGGTCTAATCACCCAAATCAAACCACATCAAGCTAAGTCAAAAGCTAAAGGTGATTTATTTCCTTTTGCATGAATCTtactttctttcctctttctccAACTCTCTGCTACTTTATTTTGAGGTATATAGAAAAAGTGATTTCTAAGATACACTGCTGTGAATCAGAGGCCAAGATTGTTTCTTGGAGACCAAGTAGTATCTCAAGGGTTCAGATGTGAGATTGTCATTGAAAACTTTTCTTCTTTGATATTCTGTGTCTTTCGGTCAAGAAAAAAGGATTTTTCCAAAATTCCAATTTGGGGATTAATGGAAGAAAGTGAACGGCTAAGTTGGTAGCACACAGCTCGATGAGTTGACTTGGAAAAGAGCAGCTCAGCATCATGCAATGAGATATAAAAGAAGATTTTTCATCCTTCAGAAAGCAAGGAGAGAGAACCAGAATCTGAAGTTTTTGTTCTGTGAAGTATTTTCTGAGAGAGTTCATCAACTTGGATAGTGCTTTCTATCAAAGGAGCATTCTGCCAGAATGAGGAACAAAATCAGAGTTAAGCAAATCTAGTTCATCGCATAACAGTAGAAGCTGTTGAAgcatcaatctccttcatgttttacagactgtaatttcatttttaatgtatatctttctgtaatttcttgagttGTAAAAGGCTGAAAGTGAGAAATCAAGAAAAGCCCATGAGTGATAAAAGACTAAGTgaaacacttgagagaaaagcctagagtgattttagatttctttaggttgtttCTACTGTCTTGTATCCTGTACCTGTGAGGTacccctttcttagttgggttagcactaagagtgaagagttatgtattagcatagccaagtcaagttaggttagaccTTGAGAGGGAAAGGATTGTGTCAATCCTGTGGAATtagtgtatgtaatactttaactGTACTATACTGGAAATTCCACTAATGTTATGGTGGAGATTAGATGTACGTTGCATCGCACAAGCCaactgaaccaggatacatgatggtgtccacttctctctttccttctttgttctattttctgatattcatgagacaaaaagaaaTTATCTCATAAATTTTCTGCTGTTAAGTTCAAACAGATCCAGACTGAAAGTTTGATATTAAAGGGTTATTGCATTAAAGTAAAAGAAGGCCAtggattcaacccccccttctctaagcctttAAAACCttcaatatataattaagatcaaCGGTTAAAAATGAATGAAATACTGGTGTCTTGTTATACTAAAAAGTTTTTctatattaaatagaataattatttagttttatatctataatattttatatgaattatcttcaaattttaatcactttttgaataaattaataacaatgTAATGCaaataattgtttaaatataatttcattttaatttttgattctGTTACCACTTACGTTAACGTTGAGAATAATCTGAAATAAGAGATAATGGACTTGTTGTAACTGCCATGTATTTTGTGCTTTGACTGTGTGATGCGCTTTGTGTAACTGTCGCTCTTAGTGAGCAGCATCATAATTCTATATACATAAGAACCTATTAACcgtgaaaaaatattttcattccCGTTGATAATTGACTATTACCCTCTTAAGAATGGAAATTGACAATAATACCTACAAATGTGTCGACAAGGGCATCAATAATAACCAATCTTGTCAGGTTGAAACCCTCCACCCCAATACTGTTGTTGATGGCATAGTTGCCTCTTTGAAGGTGAGATGTGTTTCAATCCAAGTGTATCTGTTATTCATGATTGCAACTAATATTCTTAAATTTTCATATGCTGTTTTGCAGGATTTGCACATTACAATAGCTAACCTTGAGAGATTGTACAATAATATGAAGGGAAAGATGACCATTTGTCAAGTTGCAGTATTGGACCTTGGAGACTGCTCAGCAGCTCCTGAACAAATGCCACAACAGCAGGTTCCAGTTGACGCTGTCAAAGGGAAGGAAGTACTTGAAAAAGACAATGCAAATGTAGAAGACACTAATATCATTCTTGGTGGAAGCGATCCTGAAAATATTGGTACTCCCATGAATAGCAAATCTCAAAAGATAACTATTATCAACCTGGACGAAGAAATGATATCACAATCAAGAAATGTCAACTCAATCAAGAAATGTCAACTATATTCGTACCTATATTCGTGAAAAGGTATATCCTTATATTAGCTACtaataaaccacaattttatggtctatcttgtattgaatttagtggattttatcaattttcccacatttatttaCTAAAGTAGCATGGTTTTAAAATTCtccctaaattgtgcttaagagtgaaaacatgttttttaggcACTGAAtttgctaaatttaatttactttgaTTCCAGTCgataccttgatatgtttgttgagtgattccAGGTTTAGAAGGTAAGGATTGGatcaaagaagtgaagagaaaagcatgcaaagtggaaaattcatgaagaaatgaggatTTGGTGAATTCAtggcgatgcgtacgcgtgacccacgtgCACGCGTGAGAGAGAAATTTTCCaggccacgcatacgcgtgacccatgcgtacgcataaCACTTGTGACGTGACCTTATTAAAGGAACAAACTAGGGCGATTTCTGGACTTGCTAAAGCCCAATCCAACTTATTTTTGAAGCTATTAGAGGCCAAATTCAAGATGGGACAAGAGAAGAGCAATTAGAAGTAGATAGAAACATGCATTAGGTtatattctagagagagaagctctctcttctctctagaattaggtaaCTAGGTTAATTGCatcttagatttaggtttaatttcttgtcatgATCTAGTTT
This sequence is a window from Arachis stenosperma cultivar V10309 chromosome 10, arast.V10309.gnm1.PFL2, whole genome shotgun sequence. Protein-coding genes within it:
- the LOC130957066 gene encoding uncharacterized protein LOC130957066, with amino-acid sequence MTHLLRAIEDLGMRHMEGQEQILHIQSNWMRQQEEWQKQHMEQQQEQYSQLTQAIHQVTEREERKDKRLQELNQWQLAQMKSFNEFNVLNEGRQLHREQFNVNTQSRLNYMSSNMHHLHYAIPIYDEVQKGFVEQEERKVKQQKDTLKKKMEDAGFWKKLLGKGKGSGSTSTQEKHQEDKQEGEHGQPHE